A single region of the Thermoleophilum album genome encodes:
- a CDS encoding Rne/Rng family ribonuclease, whose amino-acid sequence MRKQVLVAVDRGETRVAILEAEGSVGGRGRSRSRSARSRQPADWRVAEIYVERRGARSIVGNIYKGRVDNVLPGLEAAFVDIGLEKNGFLHSDDIVLPGVEVARRGRSGKGKRISELLRHGQEILVQVVKDPLKTKGPRLSMQLSIAGRYLVYVPQGEGIGVSRRLDDQERARLRRELQKIDLPEGGWIVRTAAQGTERGDFEREILYLRMLYDILRERAERADAPALVFQEADLPVRVVRDIFSSEFERALVDDQKAHERLVSFLSRTAPDLVDRVELDSGEPPLFERFGVERALRSTLERRVDLPSGGYLVFDYAEAMTVIDVNSGSFTGRGKGARLEDTITKTNLEAAEEIVRQLRLRDIGGIIVIDFIDMARARNRDAVLRRLREALERDRTKTYVVEVSPLGLVEMTRQNVTEGVRGILTKPCPTCAGEGVVLSEETVALQAARWLRETAFAHPGAEALLVRMHPRVSALLTRSPDHWIDEIETETGKRFHFEGTEALPIDHMEVVAEGTLDEIAERALPFREGDEVFVELVEPHMYNEDDAVAKLDGYVVAVRGAAGLVGQKVLVRIERVGRSSAEATLVAEGGASSDSDPADGGATRRGGRRARRRSAASA is encoded by the coding sequence TTGAGAAAGCAGGTACTCGTTGCGGTCGACCGCGGCGAAACGCGGGTGGCGATTCTCGAGGCCGAGGGCAGCGTCGGCGGTCGAGGACGCTCGCGTTCGCGCTCCGCCCGTAGCAGGCAGCCCGCCGACTGGCGCGTCGCCGAGATCTACGTCGAGCGGCGCGGCGCGCGCTCGATCGTCGGCAACATCTACAAAGGCCGCGTCGACAACGTCCTGCCCGGGCTCGAGGCGGCGTTCGTCGACATCGGGCTCGAGAAGAACGGCTTTTTGCACTCCGACGACATCGTTCTGCCGGGCGTCGAGGTCGCGCGGCGCGGACGCTCCGGCAAGGGCAAGAGGATCTCGGAGCTGCTTCGTCACGGGCAGGAGATCCTCGTGCAGGTCGTCAAGGATCCGCTGAAGACAAAAGGGCCGCGGCTGTCGATGCAGCTGTCGATAGCCGGGCGCTACCTCGTCTACGTTCCGCAGGGCGAAGGGATCGGCGTCTCGCGCCGGCTCGACGACCAAGAGCGCGCCCGTCTGCGCCGCGAGCTGCAGAAGATCGACCTGCCGGAGGGCGGATGGATCGTCCGCACGGCCGCCCAGGGAACGGAGCGCGGCGACTTCGAACGCGAGATCCTCTACTTGCGGATGCTCTACGACATCCTGCGCGAACGTGCCGAGCGCGCCGATGCGCCGGCGCTGGTTTTCCAGGAGGCCGATCTTCCGGTCCGCGTCGTGCGCGACATCTTCTCGAGCGAGTTCGAGCGCGCGCTGGTCGACGACCAGAAGGCACACGAGCGGCTTGTCAGCTTCCTTAGCCGCACGGCGCCTGATCTTGTCGACCGCGTCGAGCTCGACAGCGGCGAACCACCGCTCTTCGAGCGCTTCGGGGTCGAGCGCGCCTTGCGCTCGACCCTCGAGCGGCGCGTCGACCTGCCGTCGGGCGGTTATCTCGTGTTCGATTACGCCGAGGCGATGACCGTGATCGACGTCAACTCCGGGTCGTTCACCGGCCGTGGCAAGGGCGCGCGCCTCGAGGACACGATCACCAAGACCAACCTCGAAGCGGCCGAAGAGATCGTCCGCCAGCTGCGGCTACGCGACATCGGCGGGATCATCGTCATCGACTTCATTGACATGGCTCGCGCGCGCAACCGCGACGCGGTGCTGCGGCGCCTGCGCGAGGCGCTTGAGCGCGACCGCACGAAGACCTATGTCGTCGAGGTCTCGCCGCTCGGGCTGGTCGAGATGACGCGCCAGAACGTCACCGAAGGTGTGCGCGGGATCCTCACCAAGCCGTGTCCTACCTGTGCCGGCGAGGGGGTGGTGCTGAGCGAGGAGACGGTGGCGCTGCAGGCTGCCCGCTGGCTGCGCGAGACCGCGTTCGCTCACCCTGGTGCGGAGGCGTTGTTGGTGCGTATGCACCCGCGCGTCTCGGCGCTGCTCACCCGTTCGCCCGACCACTGGATCGACGAGATCGAGACCGAAACCGGGAAGCGTTTCCACTTCGAGGGCACGGAAGCGCTGCCGATCGACCACATGGAGGTCGTGGCCGAGGGGACGCTCGACGAGATCGCCGAGCGGGCGCTGCCGTTCCGCGAGGGCGACGAGGTGTTCGTCGAGCTGGTCGAGCCGCACATGTACAACGAGGACGACGCTGTAGCCAAGCTCGACGGCTATGTGGTGGCTGTACGCGGCGCTGCCGGCCTCGTCGGCCAGAAGGTGCTGGTGCGGATCGAGCGGGTGGGCCGCTCTTCGGCGGAGGCGACGCTCGTCGCAGAGGGCGGCGCGAGCAGCGACAGCGACCCTGCGGACGGCGGAGCGACGCGGCGAGGCGGACGTCGAGCGCGGCGGCGCAGCGCCGCGAGCGCCTGA
- the rodA gene encoding rod shape-determining protein RodA: MGLLAASIVVLLEATTGDIPGQPYYYVWRQLAYGVVGLVLMLAVSRIDYSRLREYRNAIYLGMIGSIVAVFAIGSAARGSRRWIELPFFNFQPSELGKLLLVVALAGFVVDRIRQLHERQTTVKVTLLGLGPATLVVAQPDLGTGLVYLAITGAVLFVAGTRWSHLAALAAVGVSAAVFALVVAPAVGVEVLKPYQRDRLTAFLHPTADPREEGYQVNQSLTAIGAGGKTGRGSEATQTKLNFLPEHHTDFIFAVVGEVFGFVGAALVLSLYALLIWRALRVVTLAKNLFGALLAAGVTAMLMFQVFVNVGMTIGLAPITGVPLPLLSYGGSSVIVTLLALGLLQSIHARSRELSLAKAVA, from the coding sequence GTGGGTTTGCTCGCCGCGAGCATCGTCGTGCTGCTCGAGGCGACGACGGGCGACATCCCGGGGCAGCCCTACTACTACGTGTGGCGCCAGCTCGCCTACGGCGTCGTCGGGCTGGTCCTGATGCTGGCGGTCTCGCGGATCGACTACTCGCGCCTGCGCGAGTACCGCAACGCTATCTACCTCGGGATGATCGGCTCGATCGTCGCGGTGTTCGCGATCGGGTCGGCGGCGCGCGGGTCTCGGCGCTGGATCGAACTGCCGTTCTTCAACTTTCAACCCTCGGAGCTGGGCAAGCTGTTGCTCGTGGTCGCTCTCGCCGGCTTCGTCGTCGACAGGATCCGGCAGCTGCACGAGCGGCAGACCACGGTGAAGGTCACGCTCCTCGGCTTGGGGCCGGCGACCCTCGTCGTAGCCCAGCCCGATCTGGGAACGGGTCTCGTCTATCTCGCCATTACCGGTGCCGTCCTTTTCGTCGCTGGAACGCGCTGGAGCCATCTGGCGGCGCTAGCTGCCGTGGGGGTGAGCGCAGCCGTTTTTGCGCTCGTGGTCGCCCCGGCGGTCGGGGTCGAGGTGCTCAAGCCCTACCAGCGCGACCGCCTCACGGCGTTCCTTCACCCGACCGCCGACCCGCGCGAAGAGGGCTACCAGGTAAACCAGTCGCTCACAGCGATCGGTGCCGGCGGGAAGACCGGCCGTGGCAGCGAGGCGACACAGACGAAGCTCAACTTCCTACCCGAACACCACACCGACTTCATCTTCGCGGTGGTCGGCGAGGTCTTCGGTTTCGTCGGGGCGGCGTTAGTGCTCAGTCTCTACGCGCTCCTGATCTGGCGGGCGCTGAGAGTGGTGACGCTGGCGAAGAACCTCTTCGGGGCGCTGCTGGCGGCCGGAGTGACCGCGATGCTCATGTTCCAAGTCTTCGTGAACGTGGGCATGACGATCGGCCTCGCGCCGATCACCGGCGTGCCGCTGCCGCTCCTCAGCTACGGCGGTTCTTCGGTGATCGTCACGCTCTTGGCGCTAGGGCTTTTGCAGTCGATCCACGCTAGGTCCCGCGAGCTCTCGTTGGCGAAGGCGGTCGCGTGA
- the obgE gene encoding GTPase ObgE, with the protein MFCDRAEIHVRAGAGGDGCVSFRREAYVPKGGPDGGDGGRGGDVVLVCDGDLRDLRAYLRKRRYVAGRGQHGRGAERHGRRGEDVELPVPPGTVATDASTGERFELLAPGQRVVVARGGAGGRGNRRFATPTRQAPRFAERGLPGEERTLRLELKLLADAGLVGLPNAGKSSLLRRLTRARPRVADYPFTTIEPNLGAIEDDDGRQLVVADIPGLIEGASAGAGLGHEFLAHVERCRLLVHVVDCAPIDGSDPVANFAVVERELAAHGHGLAELPRVLCISKADLLPAGEAERVAAAVAARYGFQPDDVVVTSSATGRGVDELKRLIFRRVPRDTAAAPEPVVARVYRPGADRVVTVERVGDGRFRVAGPQVERLIARHDLDNPDALEYIEQRLRRLGVVRELEAAGFRPGDTVEIAGVEFDFEPEEVGGES; encoded by the coding sequence TTGTTCTGCGATCGCGCCGAGATACATGTCCGCGCCGGCGCGGGCGGTGACGGCTGCGTGTCGTTCCGGCGCGAGGCGTACGTACCGAAAGGCGGTCCGGACGGCGGCGACGGTGGTCGCGGCGGCGACGTCGTTCTTGTCTGCGACGGCGATCTGCGCGACCTCCGTGCCTACCTGCGCAAGCGCCGCTACGTGGCCGGCCGCGGCCAGCACGGGCGCGGCGCCGAGCGCCACGGGCGACGGGGGGAGGACGTCGAGCTGCCCGTGCCGCCCGGGACCGTGGCTACCGATGCGAGCACGGGCGAGCGTTTCGAGCTGTTGGCGCCGGGCCAGCGGGTGGTGGTCGCGCGCGGCGGCGCCGGCGGGCGCGGCAACCGGCGGTTCGCTACTCCCACTCGCCAGGCGCCCCGCTTCGCCGAGCGCGGCTTGCCCGGCGAAGAGCGGACGCTGCGGCTGGAGCTCAAACTGCTCGCCGACGCCGGCCTCGTCGGCCTTCCCAACGCCGGCAAGTCGTCGCTGTTGCGACGGCTGACGCGGGCGCGGCCGCGGGTTGCCGACTACCCGTTCACGACGATCGAGCCGAACCTCGGCGCGATCGAGGACGACGACGGTCGCCAGCTCGTCGTAGCCGACATCCCCGGGCTCATCGAAGGGGCCAGCGCCGGTGCCGGTCTCGGTCACGAATTTCTCGCCCACGTCGAGCGCTGCCGGTTGCTCGTGCATGTGGTCGACTGTGCGCCGATCGACGGCTCCGACCCGGTCGCGAACTTCGCTGTCGTCGAGCGGGAACTCGCCGCGCACGGGCACGGCCTGGCCGAACTGCCGCGCGTTCTCTGCATCTCGAAGGCCGACCTCCTGCCCGCCGGCGAGGCCGAACGTGTCGCCGCGGCGGTCGCGGCGCGGTACGGCTTCCAGCCCGACGACGTCGTCGTCACGTCTTCGGCGACCGGACGGGGGGTCGACGAGCTCAAGCGACTGATCTTCCGGCGCGTGCCCCGCGACACCGCTGCGGCGCCGGAACCGGTCGTCGCGCGCGTCTACCGGCCCGGGGCCGACCGTGTCGTGACCGTCGAGCGGGTGGGAGACGGACGCTTCAGGGTGGCGGGCCCACAAGTGGAGCGGCTGATAGCGCGCCACGACCTCGACAATCCCGACGCTCTCGAATACATCGAACAGCGGCTGCGTAGGCTCGGAGTGGTGCGCGAGCTCGAGGCAGCCGGCTTCCGTCCTGGCGACACCGTCGAGATCGCGGGCGTCGAATTCGACTTCGAGCCCGAGGAGGTCGGCGGTGAGAGCTAG
- the rpmA gene encoding 50S ribosomal protein L27: MAHKKGLGSSRNGRDSEAKRLGVKVFAGEVVSGGEILVRQRGTPFKPGDGVGIGRDHTLFALRPGVVKFTRGRRGRLVHVVPPS; this comes from the coding sequence ATGGCTCATAAGAAAGGACTCGGTTCCAGCCGCAACGGGCGTGACTCGGAGGCCAAGCGCCTCGGCGTCAAGGTGTTCGCTGGCGAGGTCGTGAGCGGCGGCGAGATCCTCGTGCGCCAGCGGGGGACGCCCTTCAAGCCGGGCGACGGTGTCGGTATCGGTCGCGACCACACGCTGTTCGCCTTGCGACCAGGTGTCGTGAAGTTCACGCGCGGTCGCCGCGGGCGGCTGGTTCACGTGGTGCCGCCCTCGTAG
- the rplU gene encoding 50S ribosomal protein L21: protein MYAVVRVQGKQYRVAEGQQLLVDRLHAEPGERVELEPLLVRPDGGDVVLDAKALAKARVEAVVKQHERGPKLRILKFKPKKGYKRRTGFRAELTRLEVTKIAMTGTRSSKSEKKQGDGS from the coding sequence GTGTACGCAGTAGTCAGAGTTCAAGGCAAGCAATATCGGGTCGCCGAAGGCCAGCAGCTGCTGGTCGATCGGTTGCACGCCGAGCCGGGCGAGCGGGTCGAACTCGAGCCGCTGCTCGTGCGCCCCGACGGTGGCGACGTCGTGCTCGACGCCAAAGCGCTCGCCAAGGCTCGCGTCGAGGCTGTAGTGAAACAGCACGAGCGCGGGCCGAAGCTGCGTATCCTCAAGTTCAAACCGAAGAAGGGCTACAAGCGCCGCACCGGTTTCCGGGCCGAACTGACACGGCTCGAGGTCACGAAGATCGCTATGACCGGCACGCGTAGCTCCAAGTCCGAAAAGAAGCAGGGCGATGGCTCATAA